TTTGGACAAGGTATTGTTTTACTTCTCTTAATAATGGCACCACGACTCGACTACAGTTTCAATTGTTTATAAGTCTACGATACTCAATATGGAAATTATTTagatagaatacactgtgtataCTGTTTGCATTCTTTATCGATGCATTCTACACAGACAGACGATTTTTGCTTAACCACGACCGAGCTTACGCCATCGTTTGTTATTGAGAAATCAGTTCGCCTTACACTTCTATAGAAAGTTCAATTTCTCCAGGCCACGTGCGGGCTCGCGACTTTAAAAACAGATTTACAAAAGAGTTTATTATAGCTGTTAACGAGATTCGCTTTCCAGCAATGGAAACTATTGGTATCGTTAAACAATTCTTTTCTTTCTCTCCACTGGGCGCCGTTAATTTCTTTTCGGTGCACTAAATTCAAACGTTACGAACTCGTTTTGCTTGTCAGTTTATCGCAATTTAGATAATTACTATGTTAAAATAATAGCCTGGTCCAGAACAGCGGAAGAGTTTAAGTTTTATTTACAAACATGAACAAATGAACTTGAGTTATAATTATAGTTAACTGTTAATTAACAccggtttaaaaaatattgttttgaaAAGATATCTTTAATCatatatacaaattttttataaGCTTTAGGTAGATTTTTTATGCGTACCGTTAGAATCGAGCAAACAAGATGGCGCGGATCTGCGCATACGCGATACCCTGGCGCAAGTGATTCTGATTTCCAcggtgtttgaaaatttgaaatcTAGCAATATTATTGTTTTCCATTATACCgtataatttgtaatttaattaaaaggACCACGTGTGTGCTATATTTTAGACCAGATTAGACGCTTTAACACAGCCTGACGGTGATCCGTGGCTAGGTAAACCTGCCTATGATCTTGAAAAATAATTCGAAATCTATATAACATAGAGTGCTGGAAAGTTAACAGGTCCGAGCGATTAAACGACATTTAAGTTCGTTCTGGCCGATCAGATACACGGGAGCCCGATCACTTTCTCGCTTTCTTCCGTTCGCGAGGTCGGCGTTTACGTACGACCGGCGTTTTATTCAGGGACGCAAGACGTCGCGTCGCAACGCCTTGAAAATACTCCGACCAGTTGACCCTCTCACGCCGTTCACCGTTTTTATTTCTTGCTCTTTCTACTTTTTTCCTCCCCTCCCTTCTCCATTCGTTTGTCATTCTCGTCTACCAACGCGAACACATCCGCATTGTGTTACCTCGCCTTCCGCTGGGgaaaagaatataaaaaataaattcagcTTCCCAACAGAGAGTTCTTTCGGCGACGAAAATAGGCAAAGCAGGATAAAATCAGTCGCAAACAAGGTAGAAATTAACGCGAAGGAAACACCATCGTGCATCAGCATCAACTCGAAATAGTTGGAAAAATAAGTTGACGCTTCGTTCGGATTATACAGAATCGAGTAGACCTTATGGTATCCACTTAAGAGTTTCCTGAAAGCAATAACAGCTTTTTCACGCGAGCAGGCGGAAGAGTTTTCACGGTGGAAGTTGTCTTGTCGCTCGTGTGCTCGGATTTTGCATAAAAGAACCTTTATTGCGTCCGCTAGAGAGACTTTTATTCGATCGGGGAAGCTCCTTCGAGTATATGAATATTAGAAATTTATGGCACATATGTGTAAAAATTATCTCTTCTACTACTGTTTCTTTTgtaaactcagacctaacccagaagaaTTCTGAAGAATTAGTTGGACTTTTAGCCTtactttacaattttattttctcgATAGTTTATTCGATGAATAATAAGAATTAAGCGATTGTTTGTTAGGCGTGACTGCTGCGTTGACGAGGAAGCAAGAGGCAGCGGAGCAGAGTCGTCGAAAGGTGTCATTGCCGACGCAGAAGAAACAGCAGTCTGCCTCGGCAGAGCAAGAAGAATACGAGGACGAGGAGGAACTTTCGGACCAGTGTCCTGAACCCAACGGTTATTTTCCTGCCCCCGAACAGTGTGACAAATACTACGATTGCCGGGATGGCAAATTCACCGAGAAACTGTGCCCTGACGGTCTGGTGTTCAACGATTTCAGTCCCCAGCACGAAAAGTGTGATCTACCGTTCGGAATCGACTGCTCTAAAAGGCCAAAATTACGTGAGTATCGTCTTGAGCTaagagaaattaattttcaaaattaaacgTTGAAAAAAATACACTTAGAcgggactcttgaattttaagaagactgtaaatattaatttattgacAAATCGTGGATATACTAGTCTAAAAACAATTGTCTAGAAACTAAATTTCGTTTTTGTGGACAATTTGAGAGGTTTGGTATGAAAGTTAATGTGTCAATATCGATTTTTTTCCTGTCGATTACGAATAAATTCGATAATGTTCCGTTGCTAtgaatagaaaataattctttttattaataattggagcTTGCCGATTAGATAATAGATGTATAAATTTAAcgaatgaaaattataaatagCTATCTTTCATTCGGTCTCCGATAGTTTCTGATTTTGACAAATTGCATCAAAGAGATTGTATTAGATATATTAGATTGTATATGCTATAATGTTGGAACGGACACGATTGCAGAGAAACCACAACCATCGCCGCATTGTCCAAGAATGCACGGTTACTTCGGCCACGAGGACCCTCGGATATGCAACACGTTTTACTACTGCGTCGAGGGGAAGTTCAATATGATCACTTGTCCGGACGGTCTGGTCTTCTCGGAGAAGACTGGTATCTGCAATTGGCCCGACGAGGCGCAGAAGAAGGGCTGTGGTTCCAgggaacttttcaatttcacctgtCCAAAAGTTGACGACTCTGTCGCTGCCACTCATCCTCGATACCCTGACACCGAGGACTGCCAATATTTCTACGTTTGCGTGAACGGTGAGATACCGAGGAGAAGCGGTTGCAAATTGGGACAGGCCTTCGACGAACGCACAGGAAAGTGCGACTgggccagaaaaatacccgaatggtaaataaaaacaatattcATCAAAGTGATCGAAATCACACGTTCGTAGTTTCTAATgaaaatagtaaaaaaattactcgactggatttctGAAAATTCACCGTAGTTTTTTGTAAGAAAACGActaaacattttaaagattaacCAAAGTGGTCGAGATTATCTATTCgtagtttctaataaaaatagtttctttataagaaaatgaataaacatttatttccattgcattatacatttattCGGTACAAATAAATGCAGCATAACTGTAGTGCTGGCGTTAAAAATGAAACGTACAGGAAAGAAAATtgcttttatttatatattttaataaaatttcagcAAAGACTGGTACAAAGGTCAGCTAACCGACGAGGAACTGGACGCGTTAGAAAATCCACCGCCAAAACCAAAACCTACCGGTGGCCACGGTAGAAGAAAAGGCGCCAAACCCTCGTAGATTTAAGTCTAAATACCCATGTAGATTTTATTATTGATTGACTTATACCATCTGgagaataaaattctttttaacACGATCACCTTTTATTCCGTGAAGAAAGTAATTTATCGAGACTTGAAAGTCTAGTTATATCGTAGATAACCATAAATCGACATTTTTGCAACAGAAATATACGTAAGCCAAGTACATCATACTTTGTTAGCTATCGTGTAAACTATTTCAATTAGAACTAGAGTTTTACTAGATCGTTTTGACCCTCTTATGTAACGCATTGGAATTTCTTCACAGTTTCGTTACGCCATGAAATAAAGTTTTATTCTTTGATCGTCTTCTATCAGATCGATCGACTTTGTGTTCGTAACGTTGGCGCGAGTACTCTACTTTTTCGCGATTGAATAATGGACTGAAATCGCGCGTTGTCACGGGAATTTTCCCGTGCAGCAGTGAAAGCGCCCCAAGTCAGAAAGTTCTTCGCATTTCACGGGAAACGCTTCCGAAATCCACTCGACTGGACGGTGAATTAGCAACGCGATGACTATTCGGGATAATAAATTCATTTTAGAGTCGCTTTCATAATTATTCATTCGAGGCGATTTTATGTAACGAAACGAAAGTCTcttatcaaaatacgcgtatctCCCCATTAATTACTTCGAAGCTTTTTCAACGATAACATTAACGGTCAAATGTATACGCAGTAATAACGAAACGAGATTAGTTaacgttaattattttttatgtaaacgACGACATTCATAACTCACTTTTATCTTCTTTAATTACTTCAGCAAACTGGACTTTAACGCCACATAATTTACGATGTATGCTCGctgaattttatattattattaaatataaaatttcatggttcaaaatacaattaattatagaatgtaaatatttttcttatacttgattttTATTAAGATTCAACTTTTAAAGGTCGTTTGCTACTACAATTATTGTTTAGATGTAGATGTAGATTTATACTAGaagtataatattaatatttttcaacgagtatgattgTAACTGTAAGATAAATCCAAATAAATTAagatttaacattttttaacgTAAAGTTTATTATATTAGGACATGATTCTCGGTTCGATAAAAGTTGATATAAATTCTGTGGTGTTAAGTGGAATATTATAGGACAAAGTTCGCGTTGAAAATAAATTCCCGATTAATCTatcgaataaaaagaaaattctatCGGGCTGTGTAGAAGGCTACCACCGCGAGTCACACAATTACTTTCATTACGAAACGTTTAAAGACCGCGACGATCGTTTATAGAGATCgtggtaattttaatttttccgcGAATAGCGAAGGACATCGAAGTGAGAGTGAACCGCGAACAAGAGGAAGAGGATAAATAACAACGTCCGTAGAGGGAAGAGAGAACGACGAGTAAAAGCTCGTGGTCCTTCTGATTAATCTCGATTCTAGACAGTTATCCATCGATGAAAACGCGGCGAAAGTGGGGAAGAAACATTGGATGTAGTGGGGACCAATGGGGTATACCCTGTGCCGAGATCCCGAAGAGCTGCAGTGTATCGCGACGGGGACAGCATTTCGAAGGGACACCAAAACGCACGAATTACTTTCCAATCGTCTCGTCAGTGAACAGTGATCGCGCGATTTAGTCAGAAagtacgaaaaaataaaaaatgatcaaaGCCTCCGTTCTAATACTACTGGTTGTCGCTGCGATTACGCGTAAGTAAAATTTCACTCGTGGAAAAACTAAGAGtccgaaaatatatttaaaacgttCTTTGTAACTTATACATTACGAAAGTAGAAAAGTTTCACGTTTTCGACGATCGACGGAATCAATTTTGTACGAATCAAAAAACTGTCGAgatgttttgtaattttttttcttgtaacTACGACCATATTCAGCAGAAGTTTTCGATCGAAAGGAAAAATAGTGCATGGTAATCGGCGAGGAGAAAAAGAACGgtttcactgaaacagacgtcgGGTACTTTCTCTTTGGTTCTGGCACGGTCTGCGACGCAGTCTCTAAAATGCTGCAAAGAAATTTCCGGTATCGTAATCGTCGCGTAAAACCGGTAAAatttcataacgatttgaatATCTGAAAACTCGTTGTTCATCCTGCGGATAAAAGTTGTTCGTCCGTTCCGTCTCTGAAGCGGGTATTAATTTCGCGCGGAGAGTGCGTAAGAGACAGCGCGGAGAACACAAACTTTCTAAAGCGTAAATGTCAGATCTACCGCTCCGGGAATGTTGCATAAGTAGCCGCGGCGGTAATCGTCCCTGTACACACGTAGAACCGATAAATTATATAAAGAAACAAAACAATAAGATCGACTTATGGATTCGTGAAACGGGACGAGAGAAGTCGAGAGTGGGTTCGACCACCTCGCGTTTGCTATCGCGCTTCTGGGCTACTTTATATGCCTCTTGAAGCGTGGCATTGATTTCCGGTATATCGAGGCGAACGCTGCCCACGGCGCggagaaatttctgaaatttgttCCACGCTATTTCGTGGCTTCGGGCTCTCGAATTTTCTAAAGCGAAACGAATTGGTAAATTTCATCggcgaaatttttatttcgcgcTTGATACTTTCTTCTTCGACGCAATTACGGTGTATTCATTTCTACCAGAGAAATTAAAACTcgataaatatgcaaataaatgtttatttgttCCCTTATAGAAGACTACGGTAGATTTTCGAAAATTCGGTCGAgcaaattttttacaagttttattagaaagtATAAATCGATCTTTGATCGTTAAAGACCGTAAACGCGATacagattttaaaaatttacaatGATAAGACACCTTTTGGACTATATaattggttttttctttttttttttatatatatattccattatataatttatttaaaataagttATGGTGAAGAGAGTCTTGGAAAAATATGATTTTTTTGGCATTCTAGACGGTGCAATAAATTGCCCGAGCAAAGATGGCCAGTACGAGGACCCGAAACAATGCGACAAATTCTACGAGTGCGCGGACGGCATTGCAACGGAGAAACTTTGTCCAGATGGGCTCGTTTTCGATCCTCTGAATCGTAAAGTCAACAAATGCGATCACGTATTCAACGTGGACTGCGGAGATCGTCTCGAACTACGTGAGTCCGTCATAATTTTCACTTTCCACGGCATTAAGAATCGTGTCGAGCTTCCTGCATTAGCGGGCAGCACACCGATGAGTTTTATTTTATACATTAGttggaaatttatttatattcttcGCTGTATCAGGGAATTTATAAAACCGAGGATGAAGAGTCATGTTCTAATATAGTaaacttgaaaaatattaaattttgatttatttAGAGAAATCTTGGCTTGctacaattattaaaaaaaaaaaaaaaaattcagctaGTCCTACTCATCgaaaagtattaatattattaatattattctgTGAAACGATTGTATCGAAATAGTTGTAAATAGATATACGCTCCGGAATATAATCGAGATCTCCGGAGTCGGGCACGTTACACGTGTCATTCGCTTTTGCGGTTTGTGTCCTTGACATACAGGATCCAATGACGATAGGTAGCGAAAGTGCTTTTAATTCCCGTTATAACTCTCTGACCTTCCCAGAGCCGCCTCAACCGACGAAAAAGTGTCCGCGACGAAATGGTTTCTTCGCCCATCCGGATCCATCTGTCTGCAACATCTTTTACAATTGCATCGACGGGGAAGCCATAGAAATCACGTGCACTACCGGATTGCATTTCGACGAGTACAGCGGGACCTGCGTTTGGCCCGACAGCGCCGGTCGCGAAGTAAATAATTATCCAACCTTTGATACGTACAATATACACCGTTGTTAGTTTTTTCTATCAGCAACCCGTTTGGTTTAATTGCGATTTAACGATCATCGTTCTATCTAGACGCTTCATGCGTTAGTAGTTTGTAATTGCAACAATTATGTACACCCGAATAATTAATCGGTTTAATAGGTAACTATTAGTTTGCTGATTGATTAATTAGCGGTATCTGGAAACGGCTGCGGGTGCTGTGGACGTACATACTCTGACGTTGATCGTAATGGACAGCCTTTTTATTTTTGCTAACCCGTTCTATTTGTAATTGATTCTCGATTCAGTCCCTGACATATGGTAACTTCTCGGTGAAAGGTTCAATTTTTATCTCTACTCAAGTTTCGTAAGAGCCTATTGTCCGCCATTAGCGAGCGTTGGGATCGAATTTTATCCAATAATGAAAGACAGAGAATTAAAAAACCATCGAAACATCGAAGATCAAAGGGTTTCATTTTTGAAGAattgcataaacatccacagtctatTCATAAGCGTAGAATTTGacgaaaattttataatttcataattttatgATACCAATTGTTTTACTCAGGGCTGCGGTGTGGTCGATAAAAAGTTAAAAGACGGATTCGAGTGTCCAAAGGAAAGTCAGGTCGACACTAGAGGAAT
This genomic window from Colletes latitarsis isolate SP2378_abdomen chromosome 8, iyColLati1, whole genome shotgun sequence contains:
- the Cpap3-b gene encoding cuticular protein analogous to peritrophins 3-B, translated to MKTEVFCLLICLGVTAALTRKQEAAEQSRRKVSLPTQKKQQSASAEQEEYEDEEELSDQCPEPNGYFPAPEQCDKYYDCRDGKFTEKLCPDGLVFNDFSPQHEKCDLPFGIDCSKRPKLQKPQPSPHCPRMHGYFGHEDPRICNTFYYCVEGKFNMITCPDGLVFSEKTGICNWPDEAQKKGCGSRELFNFTCPKVDDSVAATHPRYPDTEDCQYFYVCVNGEIPRRSGCKLGQAFDERTGKCDWARKIPECKDWYKGQLTDEELDALENPPPKPKPTGGHGRRKGAKPS
- the LOC143344365 gene encoding protein obstructor-E gives rise to the protein MIKASVLILLVVAAITHGAINCPSKDGQYEDPKQCDKFYECADGIATEKLCPDGLVFDPLNRKVNKCDHVFNVDCGDRLELQPPQPTKKCPRRNGFFAHPDPSVCNIFYNCIDGEAIEITCTTGLHFDEYSGTCVWPDSAGREGCGVVDKKLKDGFECPKESQVDTRGMVVDHPKFSHPDDCQKFYVCLNGVTPREQGCSDGTVYNEEQQRCDAPENVAGCEDWYKDDDKKP